The Carassius carassius chromosome 9, fCarCar2.1, whole genome shotgun sequence genome includes a region encoding these proteins:
- the LOC132148713 gene encoding coiled-coil domain-containing protein 43-like, with amino-acid sequence MAAANQIAGEFENWLNERLDSLEVDREVYGAYILGVLQEEENDEEQKDALRGILSAFLDEDSLEEVCQQILKQWAECGSRSAVKGTHGKSITQYMERAQRQPKDEKHNCQSVGEEMRDRD; translated from the exons ATGGCGGCGGCCAACCAAATCGCCGGGGAGTTTGAAAACTGGCTGAACGAGCGGCTGGACTCCCTCGAAGTAGACCGAGAAGTTTACGGAGCATATATACTCGGAGTGCTCCAGGAAGAGGAAAATGATGAAGAGCAAAAGGATGCTCTTCGGGGCATTCTCTCCGCTTTTCTG GATGAAGACTCGCTTGAGGAGGTTTGCCAGCAGATCTTAAAACAGTGGGCTGAGTGCGGCAGCAGATCTGCAGTCAAGGGAACTCATGGTAAGTCAATCACA CAATATATGGAGAGGGCTCAGAGACAACCCAAAGACGAGAAACATAACTGCCAATCAGTGGGTGAGGAGATGAGG GACCGTGATTAA